The Sulfurimonas hydrogeniphila genome includes a window with the following:
- the mgtE gene encoding magnesium transporter, producing MKELNKYLQSHSSSEMHPAEIAKILKGLNDKDFSEAIKLVPKDLVGDVALALPDRYFDDVVENFNAEELSHAVSELESDDQLEFMQELEDVDEDKASEVFHKLDAEDKHEIAKLKKYDENQAGAYMQLEVFTAKEDEIVQDVIKRFARLRKENELENVQNLFIVDSNNRLLYTVGLDDLLIFDFSKTVKENIEQSEESFEPKSARDTEDIKEVVNYFKEYDLSVMPVVNDEGILVGRITSDDIYDIINEHATEQMYNLAGVDDEAEEDEDVLKATKKRATWLGINLLTAIAASLVIGLFSDTINSMVALAVLMPIVASMGGNAGTQSLTVVVRQLALGEISQTDAFRTIKKEVVISLMNGLLFAVVMGIIAWLWFHIPMLGVVIGLSMIINLLMAGFFGAMIPLLLKILGIDPAIGSTVILTTVTDVVGFFSFLALAKYILL from the coding sequence ATGAAAGAACTGAATAAATATTTACAATCACACAGCAGCAGTGAAATGCACCCGGCTGAAATAGCAAAAATTTTAAAAGGCTTAAATGACAAAGATTTCAGTGAGGCTATAAAACTGGTTCCAAAAGACCTGGTAGGCGATGTTGCACTGGCTCTGCCTGACAGATATTTTGATGATGTGGTCGAAAATTTTAATGCAGAGGAACTTTCTCATGCTGTAAGTGAACTTGAATCGGATGATCAGCTTGAGTTTATGCAAGAGTTGGAAGATGTTGATGAAGATAAAGCTTCAGAAGTATTTCACAAGCTTGATGCCGAAGACAAACATGAAATTGCAAAACTCAAAAAGTATGATGAAAATCAAGCCGGTGCTTACATGCAGCTTGAGGTGTTTACTGCAAAAGAGGATGAAATTGTTCAGGATGTCATTAAACGGTTTGCCCGTTTAAGAAAAGAGAATGAACTCGAAAATGTTCAAAATCTGTTTATAGTAGACAGCAACAACAGACTTTTGTATACTGTAGGTCTGGATGACCTGCTCATATTTGATTTTTCAAAGACTGTCAAAGAAAATATTGAGCAGAGTGAAGAGTCTTTTGAACCTAAAAGTGCACGAGATACGGAAGATATCAAAGAGGTTGTCAACTATTTTAAAGAGTATGACCTTTCAGTTATGCCGGTTGTCAATGATGAAGGAATTCTGGTCGGTCGTATCACCTCTGACGATATTTATGACATCATTAATGAACATGCAACAGAGCAGATGTATAATCTTGCCGGTGTTGATGACGAAGCGGAAGAGGATGAAGATGTTCTCAAGGCGACGAAAAAGCGTGCAACATGGCTGGGAATCAATCTTTTAACAGCCATTGCCGCTTCTTTGGTTATCGGTTTGTTTTCAGACACGATTAACTCCATGGTTGCGCTTGCTGTTTTAATGCCCATAGTCGCTTCCATGGGAGGCAATGCCGGAACGCAGAGTCTGACAGTTGTTGTACGCCAACTCGCTTTGGGTGAAATATCGCAGACAGATGCCTTTAGAACCATAAAAAAAGAGGTTGTCATCTCCCTGATGAATGGTCTGCTTTTTGCTGTAGTAATGGGTATAATAGCATGGTTGTGGTTTCATATACCGATGCTTGGAGTAGTTATTGGATTAAGTATGATAATCAATCTGTTAATGGCCGGATTTTTTGGAGCAATGATTCCCTTGTTGCTCAAAATACTTGGCATAGACCCTGCTATAGGGAGTACTGTTATTTTAACAACAGTGACTGATGTTGTCGGCTTTTTCAGCTTTTTGGCATTGGCAAAATATATATTACTTTAA